TCCGCTCTTTTATACCTAAAGGTATTTTCATTAGAATTGAACTTTGTATTGTTTATTTAACTTTTGTGAAAATTGTTACCATATTTGTTTTTCTTCGCCCGTAACTTCTAGAACCTTCTTTGATGTGAAGTGATAAATTAAATGGCATTTATTGAATTGTAGGGTTACCATTCTTTACAAACGCATCGAGTAGCACATGCATTGTGGAACCAAGGACGCAAGGTGTTGGCTCTTGCACTACAAAGTCGAGTCAGTGAGGTAACATATGGTTTTGTAGTTCATTTTATTCATGGTATCTTTTTTTTCAGTTTGTATCCATAGTTGACAATAGCGATcgtagcgatcgctatagcgcgctacgtagcgtataggtccaGTGTCGCTATTTGGGTTGTAGGGATGGATAGTGAGAATGGcgacactttatttatttatttattcattttttaaatataaacagcaattaaatatagctataaaataggtggattttaggtttttgttaaatatacatgtaaaacagcatatataccagggtattttgatataatatacatataaaagttttgaaaattctttttctagtgtatcgctatttataaaatagccacCCGCTATTTATTGCTATTcactatgtagcatataggtaccttgtcgctattcgccattaacaactatgtttGTATCTATTCAAATTGCTTATTCTTATTTACAAACACTTACTTCTTTGTAGGTGTTTGGAGTCGATATACATCCAGGTATTGTTTCAAATTTGACTTCCTTGACATAAATAATAGATGTTTATTGGATTTTACCAATAACCGTTTCTCTTTTGTGTTCACAGCTGCCAAAATCGGGGAGGGGATATTATTGGATCATGGAACGGGCTTGGTTATTGGAGAAACTGCTGTTATTGGAGATAGAGTTTCACTAATGCAGGTAAGTTCAGTTTATAGCTAATTTAATCAATTAATCTGCATGGTCAGTATATGACATAAGGTTAAATCTTCATTGTAGAATGAGATCCGAGTTTTGTCAATCACCGACATGAAGTACATATTTGTTTAGGAATGAGTTGATTTGAGTTGTGTTATATAAATAACTATGAGTATAAATATTGTTTACTACAGGGTGTAACCTTGGGAGGGAGTGGGAAAGAAACGGGGGACCGACATCCAAAAGTTGGTGAAGGTGCGCTGATTGGAGCTAGTGTGACCGTACTTGGGAATATTAAAATCGGTGAAGGTGCAATGATAGCTTCAGGTTCCCTTGTTCTTAAGGATGTTCCTCAACACAGGTGAGACATGATATATATTGCAAACGAAATAATTTTGTTTCTTTAATTAGGCCTATATCAAACACCAGTGGTCCGAtagttaacttttttttttttgttttgtttaaagTATGGCTGCAGGAATACCAGCCAAGGTGATTGGTTATGTAAAAGAGGAAGTTCCATCTTTAACAATGAAACATGGTATGTGAATGTAATATTaagcttggtttaaaaaagcgcgcctTAAGGGCGCTTAAGCGCAAAGTGACCCTAGGCGCAAAGAGCTGCGCCTTGTGTGACATAAGGCGAGCTCTGTACAAAAAGCGCACAAAAAGCGCACAAAAAGCGAGCTTTTTTGGAAAATAATCCCACTGAGGCGCGCGCTTTTTGTACAGAAGGTGTTTTTGTGCTTTAAAGTGTTATACATGTAGCTAAAATGGTTGTACATTAAATGATTTATACATTAAATCATATATAAACCTTATTTATCACTATATTTTGGGTTAGGGATGCTAAATGCCTGTaggatatatataaaaaaatatataagcaCCTTGCGCCTCACGTACGAAAAGCCCGCCGCTTTTGCGATTTGCGCTTTGATTTTAGACCTTGTCGCTTTTGTGCGGTTCACGCTTTCTTAAACCAAGATATTAAGTTATTAACCGTTTCTGTAAAATCTGTCTGAtaaattattgtttttttttttgttgctaTGAATCGTATTGTTGATtctttgtgtgtgttttatgacAGATGCAAGCAAAGACTTCTTTGAGCACGTAGCCATAGGTTACGAGGGAAGATCTAATGGCGAGGATGCTGCTTAACCATTTTAATGTCTTTAAACGTGCAACCGTAGGTTGCCAAGGAAGTTCCATAGGAAGACTACTCGATATAACCAATATATTCTCAAAGTTATAGTGTATTACTGAAATAAGTAGAAGTTATTTATTGTTACTCGATAGCTTGCATCATTTCCCGACATAGCATAACATATGAATCGTTCTCCTGACTGCATTTTCGCTTACATGACTACAACTCTGGCGACAAATGAGGTATGCAGTTGTGCTTTAGCTAAAGATCCTGATGAATATGTATCAAGAATGCCAAGCAGCTGCTTTTATGTTTGATGAAGAGGGGATTTTAGTACTGAGACCGCAAACAActgtgagttttttttttttatctcgAATCAAGGTTGATCAAGTTGAAGTTATCGAGTGAGTACGATTACACAAACGAGTCGGGATTTGGAATAATAAGATATTGGCTCGAATTCTTAGTGAGGTATATGAGCCATGCATGTAATGTTAGAATAAATTTTGGCCAAGCTTGAATAAGATTTGCTTTATAGTAGTTATGGTTATTCGTGTGCTATATAAACTCAAATCTTCTGTGATCTTGTTGCGGTTTAGAAAAACGGTAGGCATACCTGACGATAGGTTCTCGAAGGCGAGGCGAGAGGTGAAAGCGAATGCTCACATACATTAGGTGATCGTATTTGTAAAGACACCTCTAGTTTTTCTATAAATCATATTTTAAACACAACATATTAACATGAATATTATATTAAATAgatgaagaaaagaaagaatatGCTTAAGAATTAGAGGCAAAGTGTGAGGTTTATTGGGGAAAACTAAAAAAGTGGAGAACAGTGGGGAACcaactcaaacgaactccgattggactcattccagcggcgttggaactggctcgtcgaaccctaactaggatcttttaaccctaaaccctaaatcataacccctaaaccctaaatatattggGGTTTGACTTTtatggtttagctttagggtttagccttagggtttagctttaggtttaggctttagggtttagcttttagggtttatagtttagattttacggtttagcttagatTTTAgtcttattttttagctttagggtttagagtttaggagttaggatttagggtttagggttaagagatcttagttagggttcgacgagccggttccaaagccgctggaatgagtccaatcggagttcgtttgagtcggttccccgctgttccccacttttttagtgttccccaatgaaccttcccctaaaGGCAAATTATATTTGcacaaattaaataataataacaatatattTAAGTTGCAAAATTATCAACCAGTCTAAATGGTAGTTATACGTGAGTTTAATATTTAACCATAATGTAGTTTAAGGTGTAATATTGTAATTCTTGATGTGTGTAGTAAGTAAGTACTTGGAAGTTGGTCCTAGGTTTTTTTTCCTTTCATAGAGAAGCACACGAGACAGGCGTCGTAGACATGATTTGCTACAAGACATTCGCCTTTTGTACGGTGGTTATGTGTGGAGGCTCAATTTGGGATGGGCCGATTCAGTATTAAATGACAATTTTGAAGCAGACTAATTAATTTGAAGACATGACCCGTCTCATTTAATTATAGTCCACTTATTACTTATTAGTTTTCTTTGGGAACAAGTTATGTAACCCTAAAATGTAATTATAAACAGGCGTCGTGTACTTGTAATTCCAAGAGGCGAAAACAGCAGACATCTCAGTTGCAGCACGTGAACGTAGATTTCACATAGAAACCCAACCAATCATCCGCTCATCACCTGGGGTCACCTCGTGCCTGCATGCACTGTTTACAGCACAACTACGATTCACTTGAGCTTAAATGAAAAACACTTGCCTAGCTATCAAATCAAATTTAAGATTGAACTACTGTTTTGTTAAATTTTCATTCGTAAGCCGTAAATTTATGGCGATAGATAAATGATTACCAGACAATTTAGGGAACACCTGAATAAAATATTAATGAATAGCAAAATAAGATTGAAATGGAAGAAAAGAAAGGCTAAATGTATCAAACTTCTATACACCACTGTCTATGATGAATTCAGGATACAAAACTTCAAGACTGCAATCTGCATATATGTTGTATATAATGTCCTCTCATAATGACACTTTGGTTCATTAAAAAGTCAACTGTTACAAAAAGAATACAAGAATCACAGGTGACATCAGACTTCCTAGGAGAAGGAAAACCGAGAAAGAAGCGAGAGCCCGGAACTTGGTGCCTCACCCGCTCCTGGGGTCGGTGGAACCTCGGCAAAAGTGCGATAAGCATTTTGACACTTTTGCATCTGCATTTAAATGCCATAAACATAAAATTAGGTATCAGGTGTACTTGCTTCAATGCTGGATGAGAACAAACTGACAGTAGACGGATTACTCACCTCATCAGGACTGAACTGAAGGAGCATCGCAATAACAGGTAGTAGAGCACCGACTTCACCTATTCACACAAAGTTTAGATAAATTGATAGAATTCTGTGAGCTTGTAACCGAATTTAACTTATACTGAGGTTCCATGATTGATCACCATATAAAATACCTGTCTCGAGAAGCTTTACTATGACGTTTTTAAGATACGTCATATCCACTCCTTCCCTCTTTTTTGATCTTTCCATATTTCGAAGCTCTTCCTTCAACATAGCTTCCTGTGAGTTGATACAAAACAATAAGGTCATTGCTATACCTGGCCAAACGGGTGGGTCGGGTTGGGTGGCGGGTCAAAATGGGTGCGGGTCAGAACGGGTTGATTAAAAAAAGGTTATTTTTGGTTCgcgtcagaacgggtttcgggttgGACCAGGTCGGGTTGGTTTAAAATTAAGCTCAGAGTTGATTAGAAGATCAAATGGCAAGAATGAGGTCACTCTCAAAAACCTCCTCTCTCCCCGGAATCTGATTCGCTTGATAAAAATTCAAAACACAATATAACAAACACCTCAGATTTGCTATAAACGTAAATTGTTGTCGAAATCCACCATGGCTGCAACAGTTGCATGTATCAAATACATACAGGCTGAATTGCCCAAAATAATGGAACAACAGCAGCAACACCATAATTAATTAATCATCATCTCCATGCCCACAAGAgcaaaactggtcaaaccccAAATACAACAGTTGTACgaattataaaaaatcaaacGAAAATCAGAAAAagggattaggatcaaatacaaaagctcctaaaaataagaagtgtacaaaggctcctaaaaataaactcactacacaaaaaaaaacctaaacacccaccaccacccaaaaacctaaaccccccacccaaaataaaaaaataaaaaagaaaatgcCAAGAGGGGGGAGGGGGgtgtggtttaggtttttgggtggtggtggggtggggtgggggttttgggtggtggtgtagtgggtataGGTTTTAGGTtcttggacacttgtcactttataaagccttcttacacttcttacaattagaccatgcgtagtcgttggagtgaataatgccccaccctagggcgttttgcgccatgtggcagcccagtcagcaacggggcattattgggcgtttttacaaaatgggtgtagtggggatgtggggcattatgttaaatgagatgtaaaataattaaataaaacaaaaaccctcaaaaaatcttattggataaCAAAAAGGGAGATGGAAGGTGATTGGACAATGAAATGGGGGCAAGGCGTGTTTTAAATCACGCTGGAGGGGCTTTTATTGCAAAATCATGCCCAAACACGCCCAGGGGGGGCGGTCGAGGGGCAATATTGGGCGTTATTGGggctaaattttgaaaaaaacacgccccactacgcatggtcttaggagcctttgtagaataacttaaccccAGAAAAAGATAGCATAATTTATCAAAGAAAGACACATTCAATAGATTTGAATGGCAATGTGATGATCGCAACAACTTCATATGGCAAGATAAGATCATACACATAAGAATAAACTCACCCTTTTGCTCCATTATACGCTAAAAATCAGAAAAAGAAAGCATATAAATTGAAATCGAACCTGCAACAGGCCCtaaaatcaaaccctaaatcaGGGGTAGCAGCAGACGCGAAATGAAGAGTGTGACTTCGATCAAATGTAGCCCTGATTCAAGGAAGAAGAAGACCCGATTCGCGAAGCATTCAAGCGTTCTTTGCGGGTAGGTCGGGTAAAGACGATGACCCGTTCTCTTTTGTTCAACCCAATCTGACCCGCAACTTCTTTCCTTTCAACCCATTATGACCCGTACCTTCCTTTTTGTTATTTTCAAGTTCACCCATTTAGACCCCTTTGAAAATAATTAATTACCCAAAACAACCCGTTGTCTAATATTaaaaacccaaatcaacccatttCTAATTGTTTGGGTCAGAATTGCCAGGTGTAGTCATTGCGGATCAACGTGGCCCAACTCATTTTGACCAGTTACGTAGCCCGCCATGACACATCTAATGTGaccatatgtaaaaataaataccTGCTGGCTGTGAAGACGATTTTCATGTTCAAGCTCTTCAAGTTCTTCCTGGAATAAGGTATATAAGAATCTACCCTAGAAAATTTGAGATATAACTAAAAAACATAAATCCGCTAGAGCTTACTTGAAGCGCAAGAATATGCCGTTGTGACTGAGCTAACTCTTCCTCCCTTTGAGCTTGTTGCCTAGCCAAAATCTGAATTCCAAACATCAGATATCATGATGTGTTTTTGAGTTTGAAAAACAGAACGAAGTGTTTTCGTAACAGTATAAAACAGAACAAATTATGCATACCAATATCTGTTGTTCTGCAACAGAAGTATTTGAGTTTGATGCACCCATATTTTGGCTATTTTCATTGTTATTCGCCTGAAAATAAAATCGAAAAAAATTCACAGTAGGGCAAAATGACAGTTAAAAATATGATGGGTAAAGAGGAACAACTGGGAATACCGATGGTTTTGACGATAATGAACGAAGAAGATTCTTATTGTTGTCTGTAAGCCTTGTAATCTCCATGTCCTTCTCTTCAATTAACTTATCAGCAAGATCACGAAACGAATCATGTTCTTcctataataaaatataaaaaaaaattaacaagaCTATAATTTGATATTAGTCTCAACATACAAGTATCACACAAATAGTACCTTTAATTTTTTATATCGTGTTTGGAGATCTTGTACTTCTTTTTGTAGAGTTTCACTAGGCGATGATTTTTGTTCCTCAAGTTCGGACTTTAGTGCCTGAAATCTCACTGTAGATAATAGTTAATTTCGTTATCGAAATAAATCTAAggtaatgtttaaaaaaaaactttagaaTTAGAATGATTTTGATTACACTGCCAAGTTTCTTCCACATTTTGAAGATTCTTTTCCCAAGATTCTTTCTCGGACTGATGACTAGAAAATGCAGAAGAGAGCTTCATTTCCATGTTCTTCACTTGTTGCTCAACAAGACTAAGAGCTTCGTCTCTAAGCAAATAAATGAATTAATTTAGTCATGCATCAGATATTAAAATAGAAAGTGAGGCAAAAAATGATAAACAAAACCTGAAAAACATGaaaactagggctgtaaacgaaccgaacgtttagAGAATAGTCCGTGAACAGTTCTGtggttcgtttaataaatgaacaagaatgaacaagaaatttcgctcgataagttaaacaaacgaacatgaacggaGGCtgcgttcgttcgtttatgttcgtgaacaattggtaatgtgttcatttatgttctcACTCATTTatattcatttgtgttcgttcatttaaaagttattttatgttatatttttatttcagTGGCTTTAGTTTTTAAAATTTGAAACCATAGTTGTACTATACGCATCCGCAACATCCCTCATTTGATCAGAGTTCAATTTCAGTTTGTGTTAAAGCTTGACAAACTTCTTAATTTTTttgttatattatttatttatttttggtgGATTCTTCGTAAAATGCAGATTGAATTTTTAAATGAATATATAACGTTCGTTTGCGTTCGTCTaagttcggtaagtgttcatgaacatgttcatttccttaataaacaaacacgaacaagaaatctgGTTCAGTAAGCGTTCATGAACATGTTCaatccttaatgaacgaacacaaacaaggccttgttcgtgtccgttcggttcgtttacagccctaatgaAAACAATAGTCTTGAAAGGAAAGTAGCAACCTACCTAGCACTGAGTTCTTTGTCATGACGATTTAAAGCATTCTCGAGATCTTGTAGCGTTTTGTCTTTTTCAGCGGTTATCATCAGTATTTCATTTTCAGCCTCCTATAAAACAAGGTGATGTACGTGAGTAAATTCGTGCCAGATTATCACGAGAAAGGCAGAACTATGAAGTTAGAAACATATAAACCTTTAGTGCTTCTTCAAGAGCTTTAACTTGTTCATTATCTTTAGCAGATGCCAGCTCAGCTTCCTTTCTCTGAAGAAGTGCATGAGCACGAGACTTATAGGAAGCGAATTCACTTTCTAGACGCTTGATCTGcataattaaatttaaaaaaaatacaatttcaAATTGCGTTAATATAAACAGGTGTAGTTACAAAAAATTGAAATAGTGGGTACCTCCTCTTTGGCAGCAATTAGTTCAGCGTCTTTTGTGTTTGACCGTTGACTTTGCAAAGAAATTTCTAGATCCATTTGACCTATGGATTTCCATTATTAGATCATTTAAATTATAAGTAtcgaaatagaaagtcaaacaaagagaTGATATATATACTTTTCATTTTGGCAGCTTCGATTTCCGCACGTATACACTTATCCTCGGCAATCTCCAGCTTTTTGTTGAGCGCCTGGGTGGCAGCTTCCCATTTTTCCTTTTCATTCTCCTACAAAATTATTAAGAAAATGCATTCGGTAACCTAAATATGCTACTAATAACATAAAATttggagtaaaatgccatttccgtccctgaggtttggccagttttgcgacgtTCGtcccaaaggtttgtttttccgcatgtggatccaaaaggtttgaaatcttttcattttcatccagctcgttaactccattcatttttctccAGGGGTATTTTCGTCCATATATTTCGAATTGTTTCAAATCTGGTTCAGCTTAGTAAGGGTAttttaaatgcttgtacataaagtgaaaaagaccgaattgccctttaagttaactaaaaggacggaaatacccctgacttaacagaaaaaaaatgatggagttaacaagccggatgaaaatggcaagatttcaaaaattttggatccagatgtgaaaaaacaaacctttggacgaaagttgcaaaactggccaaacctcagggacgaaaatggcattttactctaaaatttGTGAAGTATTCAGTCCATACATGCTCATTTTTCAGGTGAACAATTTCTCCTTTAATAGTTTCCATTGCAGCTTTAAGTCTAGCTGCTTCACCACTAGATGCCGCATCCATCTCTGCCAATTTTGACTCTTTTTCCGCAACGACTTTCTAAAAGACGAGAAATGATGCCATGTCAGCTTCAAAAATTAAAACTTAACGGAATTATGTAAATATCTATAAATGCTTATTTACCTGCAGAGAAGATATTGTTTCTGTTGCTTTGGTTCTGTCTGCTGCTGAGTCAGCAAGTTGAGCTTCCAGATTTGCTATTTGCTGAAAAGTAGAACAGAGGGTTTAAATTAGCATATAACGGATAAACATAAAACGCATATTCATCACCATCAATCAGTTACATACTATTTACCTGTTGATGTTTTGAAGAAAGTTCGGCCAGTGATGCTAGTCTCTTTTCTTCTGCAGCTTGCAGTAGCCCTCGCATGTTCTCTAGCATCTGCCGATATGCAAGTTGAATTGgagaaaaaacaaaaatattgtataGTCACAAGTAATCTTTTACTATTAAACGTAAAAGTCACTAGTTTAAACATTTCAATACCTGCTCTTTTTCTAGAAGTGACTGTTGCAATGTCTCAATAGCATTCTCTTTGGGCTCCAAAGAACGACGCAATTCTTCGAGATTGTCCCGAAGTCTAAAGGAAAGTGAGATAAATAAGTCAAAATAGAAGAAAAATAACACAATAAAACTAAGGATGCTTGCAAAAGACTGAATtccaaataaagttacaaataaaAATCATGGTGATTATAATATGTAGAAAATTTCTACAAATTTGGAATAGTTAATAATACAAATTCTATATGTAATTCCAGAATATATAGATAACTATTAATGCATGGATGAGAAGGTAAAAAACTAATTTATTTTAAGAAACATAAGTACCGATtgtttgcacttcttaattgctGTCTCTCTGTATCAATTGCTTTCAGTGCCTCATTAGCATGTTGGCGTGTGCGATCAAGCTCTTGCTGCAATGCTGACAACTGCGATGAAGCTTGCTCTGACTTTTCATTGACTTCACGGTACTTAGCCTCAAGATCATCTTTCTCCTGGAAACGATTATGTCCACAAACCAATcagaattatacacaaactgcATTAGTTTACATACTCTCACTACATTACAAATTACACTATAAAACAAAATCTGATGTTATCATGTATTTACTTCAGGTCTCAGGTTCCTGAAAACATTAAACTTTCTCACATAGCATGTAACTGTCATGTTATGATAATGGGTTGCAAACATGCAGtcatgttatataataatatgttACTGTCGTACGTTCTGTTAAATAAAGTAAGAAATATGAAGAACGGTTATCATCTACGTAAACAGTAATTACCGCTTATTGACTCTTATGCGCATTTAACAAATCCGGCGCATCATTTTAACCAATGGTATCAGTGAGAGAGAAAAGCATTATGCCTTAACAAAATAATCAGCTGACATAGAGGTATAGTATTATATTCTTAACGAAAAGTCCCTAAGATTttgccagttttgcgactttcgtccacaGACCAcaggtttgtttttccacatttgtatccaaaaggtttaaagtcttgccattttcatccatttttctccttTAATTCAgtggtatttccgtcttttttgttaacttaaagggcaattcggtctttttcactctgtaaaaagaccgaatacctctgaaaaagaccgaattgccctttaagttaaaaaaaagacagaaatatccctgacttaacagagaaaaacaGTTGGAGTTAGCGAGCCGGATGAGAATGGCGAgacttcaaaccttttggatccagatgcaaaaaaacaaacctttggacaaaagtcgcaaaacttgcCAAACCACAAGAACGAAAATGGTATTTTACTCATCATCTTATTACTTCAAGTCTCAGCTGCCTGAGAACATTAAACTTTTTTCACATAGCAAACAAAAAATTTATCTTGCTTTTTGCACCATCCGGCATCCGGATCTTGTTTACTCTCTTCTTTATAATAATGGGTTGCAGACGTGAAGTCAGGTTATATAAGAATATGTTACCATCTTACGCTCTGTTAAATAAACTAAGAATATGAAGAACAATGGTTATCATCTACGCATAattgttaatagcgaatagcaACAAATAGCGACAaggacctatatgctacatagcaaatagcgacaaatagcgaccgctattatatatagcgatacactagaaaaagaattttgaaaatttttatatgtatattataaaaataccttggtatatatgttattttacatgtatatttaacaaaaacctataaatccagctattttgtagctatatctaattgctatttacataaaaaaaaactaactatccctattcacgctattggtcgctatgacccaaatagcgacacttggtcgcttcgctacatagcgcgctatagcggtcgctatag
Above is a window of Helianthus annuus cultivar XRQ/B chromosome 14, HanXRQr2.0-SUNRISE, whole genome shotgun sequence DNA encoding:
- the LOC110909080 gene encoding protein GRIP, giving the protein MSDGGGDIDGKSENHVEDVEQQNEKSNMSPQMIEDLNENNIVSDDDQLMQMVVELKFQNEYLKSRFQELKNAHTDSADSIQQPKEIDQNGTREDSTTLHEQIESLNRELAIEKQTRGAAEAALEHLREEYTEADAKAQELAAKLEEAQKNLEQQIKERDEKNSELDSKLNRLHKRAKQRIQEVQKEKDDLEAKYREVNEKSEQASSQLSALQQELDRTRQHANEALKAIDTERQQLRSANNRLRDNLEELRRSLEPKENAIETLQQSLLEKEQMLENMRGLLQAAEEKRLASLAELSSKHQQQIANLEAQLADSAADRTKATETISSLQKVVAEKESKLAEMDAASSGEAARLKAAMETIKGEIVHLKNEHENEKEKWEAATQALNKKLEIAEDKCIRAEIEAAKMKSQMDLEISLQSQRSNTKDAELIAAKEEIKRLESEFASYKSRAHALLQRKEAELASAKDNEQVKALEEALKEAENEILMITAEKDKTLQDLENALNRHDKELSARDEALSLVEQQVKNMEMKLSSAFSSHQSEKESWEKNLQNVEETWQLRFQALKSELEEQKSSPSETLQKEVQDLQTRYKKLKEEHDSFRDLADKLIEEKDMEITRLTDNNKNLLRSLSSKPSANNNENSQNMGASNSNTSVAEQQILILARQQAQREEELAQSQRHILALQEELEELEHENRLHSQQEAMLKEELRNMERSKKREGVDMTYLKNVIVKLLETGEVGALLPVIAMLLQFSPDEMQKCQNAYRTFAEVPPTPGAGEAPSSGLSLLSRFSFS
- the LOC110909079 gene encoding serine acetyltransferase 2; translated protein: MAACLGPLSEMRTVRTVLEELDEQNQPTRPETPDSNPNSTASTSTSIMVMRHKVERIFPVYARGGLSPRSDPVGYSGSVVGDSIWDAVRLEAKAEAENEPILSSFLYASILSHDCLERALGFIIANRLQNNTLLETQLMDIFCDVLVQNRGIKRALRMDLQAFKERDPSCLSYCSALLYLKGYHSLQTHRVAHALWNQGRKVLALALQSRVSEVFGVDIHPAAKIGEGILLDHGTGLVIGETAVIGDRVSLMQGVTLGGSGKETGDRHPKVGEGALIGASVTVLGNIKIGEGAMIASGSLVLKDVPQHSMAAGIPAKVIGYVKEEVPSLTMKHDASKDFFEHVAIGYEGRSNGEDAA